One stretch of Commensalibacter melissae DNA includes these proteins:
- a CDS encoding biliverdin-producing heme oxygenase yields the protein MTDSGTLTLTEALRQQTRETHEKLDHYLTNLGLFNNIELYKKFLSLQYYIHRDANNYYHDQTLTAIIPDLINRNRFEKVKEDLKDLKIDIPSTTFTSPNTTNASEAVGFLYVVEGSKLGANTLLKRVEKIGLSENYGARHMAPDQDGRGASWKIFQNSINQAKLDIHTTIKSATTAFSQILAYAKFVTT from the coding sequence ATGACAGACTCAGGAACCCTTACTTTAACAGAAGCTTTACGTCAACAAACACGGGAAACTCACGAAAAATTGGATCATTATCTTACCAACCTTGGATTATTCAACAACATTGAACTCTACAAGAAATTTCTCTCACTTCAATATTATATTCATCGTGATGCCAACAATTATTATCATGACCAAACATTAACAGCCATTATCCCCGATCTCATCAATCGCAACCGCTTTGAAAAAGTGAAAGAGGATTTGAAAGATTTAAAAATTGATATCCCTTCCACTACCTTTACTTCACCAAACACAACGAATGCTTCTGAGGCGGTAGGTTTTCTTTATGTTGTCGAAGGATCTAAACTTGGGGCAAATACGCTTTTGAAACGCGTGGAAAAAATTGGTTTATCTGAAAATTATGGGGCACGACATATGGCACCAGATCAAGATGGAAGAGGCGCATCCTGGAAAATATTTCAAAATTCAATTAACCAGGCAAAATTGGATATTCACACTACCATTAAAAGTGCCACCACCGCATTTAGCCAAATCCTTGCCTATGCTAAATTTGTAACGACATAA
- a CDS encoding TonB-dependent hemoglobin/transferrin/lactoferrin family receptor, which yields MSGFLGLTNISVWGQSSNPINQDLLPDLKTQQRDEQKRSDKFNQKNNIKGTSLKLSPIQVKGKSDPILSYTKIDPDKDYSSQGKSRVLTTTTTFKTFRDKQIDSLEDYSRRVDAAINYNSNNYSINMRGLDQSRLLTTIDGIRMMWANDGAFASAFTTQQGGLSTFDFNSLGGMDVIKSADSSFFGTGSLGGVVALRTFNPEDILKSGQKFGGITKTTYDGVSASALLNQIFATRYKNTLFLLEGGYSNGSETGNMGHTGGYGNTRTKHNPASYDQGSFVGKVIHYFSGGHRLGITGEWVDRNVDEHTLTSQRVKEEFYRTQSKNQRSRFSVHYDYKAKDPAKDLFGEGQFIAYWQDNNVITNISDRYDLMPKRDSWQKLDMDVQSYGVVGHATMNVFTSSIHHAITYGGEAYLTDTSQYQSGWNATKNPFLHNNFSDMPNVHGTDLGAILQDRIGIGKNEWLHITSGVRFDYFKRDPHNTSKYQNNPIYNGLPKGASGSRYSPKILVEARIIHQLVAYAQYSQSYRAPSANEEYLSYGTPPMYQVTGNPDLKAETGRGWEVGLKYGNSRRGFNIAFYDNYYRNYIDMIGINPCTGTQMCFGYDNLSRVRIYGTEASMNWEFDPNWHTWASFAYAHGRNTDINYALSSIAPFRGIIGFGYKTDNWGTDLSSTFAIARDNAKFLNNTGVLSKQWNTPGYVVFDLTGWYRPSFYRPLRFQFGMYNMFDKKYYNASSLPVGQSSRSLQKAYFSQPGRYFKVTARIDF from the coding sequence ATGTCCGGTTTTTTAGGTTTGACCAATATATCAGTCTGGGGGCAATCTTCTAATCCCATTAATCAGGATTTATTGCCGGACCTCAAAACGCAACAGAGAGATGAACAAAAAAGATCGGATAAATTTAACCAGAAAAACAATATTAAAGGAACTTCGCTAAAGCTTTCTCCGATCCAAGTCAAGGGAAAATCAGACCCGATATTGTCTTATACAAAAATTGATCCCGATAAAGATTATAGCTCCCAAGGAAAATCAAGAGTTTTAACGACAACAACAACCTTTAAAACTTTCAGGGATAAACAGATCGATAGTTTGGAGGATTATTCGCGTCGTGTGGATGCGGCAATTAACTATAATTCAAATAATTATAGTATTAATATGCGGGGTCTTGATCAAAGTCGTTTATTAACAACGATTGATGGTATTCGTATGATGTGGGCAAATGATGGTGCATTTGCAAGTGCATTTACGACTCAACAGGGTGGTTTATCAACCTTTGATTTTAATTCTTTGGGTGGAATGGATGTTATTAAAAGTGCAGATTCCAGCTTTTTTGGAACAGGTTCTTTGGGTGGAGTGGTTGCCTTACGAACTTTTAATCCAGAGGATATTCTAAAATCAGGACAAAAATTTGGCGGGATTACAAAAACTACCTATGATGGCGTCAGTGCAAGCGCTTTGTTAAACCAGATTTTTGCCACACGTTACAAAAATACACTATTTTTACTGGAAGGAGGCTATTCCAATGGTAGTGAAACCGGAAATATGGGACATACTGGTGGGTATGGAAATACACGTACAAAACATAATCCTGCCTCTTACGATCAGGGAAGTTTTGTTGGAAAGGTCATCCATTATTTTTCAGGCGGTCATCGGCTAGGAATTACAGGAGAATGGGTCGATCGCAATGTTGATGAACATACATTGACTTCCCAACGGGTAAAAGAGGAATTTTATCGTACACAAAGTAAAAATCAACGCTCCCGTTTTTCTGTTCATTATGATTACAAGGCAAAGGACCCAGCTAAGGATTTATTTGGCGAAGGGCAGTTTATTGCCTATTGGCAGGATAATAATGTTATAACGAATATCTCAGATCGTTATGATTTAATGCCGAAGCGTGATTCGTGGCAGAAACTGGACATGGATGTTCAATCTTATGGAGTGGTTGGACATGCAACAATGAACGTGTTTACAAGCTCGATACATCATGCAATTACATATGGGGGTGAAGCTTATCTAACAGATACAAGTCAGTATCAATCAGGATGGAACGCTACCAAGAATCCATTCCTGCATAATAATTTTTCGGATATGCCAAATGTGCACGGGACTGATTTGGGGGCCATTTTACAAGATCGTATTGGCATTGGAAAAAATGAGTGGCTGCATATCACATCAGGTGTAAGGTTTGATTATTTTAAACGGGATCCGCATAACACTTCGAAATATCAAAACAATCCAATTTACAATGGATTGCCCAAAGGGGCCAGTGGCTCTCGTTACTCTCCAAAGATTTTGGTCGAAGCCCGGATTATTCATCAATTGGTTGCTTATGCACAATATTCACAATCCTATCGTGCACCCAGTGCAAATGAAGAGTATTTAAGTTATGGAACGCCTCCCATGTATCAGGTCACTGGTAATCCCGATTTAAAGGCTGAAACAGGTCGTGGTTGGGAAGTTGGACTTAAATATGGCAATTCAAGACGGGGCTTCAATATTGCCTTTTATGATAATTACTATCGCAATTATATTGATATGATTGGTATCAATCCTTGCACCGGAACACAAATGTGTTTTGGCTATGATAACCTGTCTCGTGTTCGTATTTATGGAACAGAGGCCAGTATGAACTGGGAATTCGATCCCAACTGGCATACGTGGGCCTCTTTTGCATATGCCCATGGACGTAATACAGATATAAATTATGCTTTAAGTTCAATAGCGCCTTTCCGGGGAATCATTGGGTTTGGATATAAAACAGATAATTGGGGAACGGATTTATCAAGTACTTTTGCAATAGCCAGGGATAATGCCAAATTTTTGAATAACACGGGTGTTCTTTCCAAACAGTGGAATACGCCAGGTTATGTTGTTTTTGATTTGACCGGATGGTACAGACCTTCTTTTTATCGTCCCTTGCGGTTTCAATTTGGTATGTATAATATGTTTGACAAAAAATATTATAATGCATCTTCTTTGCCGGTTGGACAATCCTCTCGTAGTCTACAGAAGGCATATTTCTCTCAACCGGGACGTTATTTCAAGGTGACTGCACGTATAGATTTCTGA
- the rplM gene encoding 50S ribosomal protein L13: MKTTISLKPAEVTKNWVLIDAKDIVLGRLAAIVANRLRGKHKPQYTPHVDCGDNIIVINADKVALTGKKVEQKMFYYHTGYPGGIKERTIRQRLTGKNPEHLVIKAVERMISRGPLQRKQMKHLYVYASDAHPHEAQQPVKLDIAALNRKNSVNKTTKVGA, encoded by the coding sequence ATGAAAACAACCATTTCGCTTAAACCAGCGGAAGTAACCAAGAATTGGGTTCTGATCGATGCGAAAGACATCGTTTTGGGACGTTTGGCTGCTATCGTTGCTAATCGCCTTCGTGGCAAGCATAAACCACAATATACACCCCATGTCGATTGTGGTGACAATATTATTGTTATCAATGCTGATAAAGTCGCCTTAACAGGCAAAAAAGTAGAACAGAAGATGTTCTATTATCATACAGGTTATCCCGGTGGGATCAAAGAACGTACGATCAGACAACGTTTGACGGGTAAAAATCCGGAACATCTTGTCATTAAGGCAGTTGAACGTATGATTAGCCGTGGTCCATTGCAGCGTAAACAGATGAAACATTTATATGTTTACGCCAGTGATGCTCATCCACATGAAGCACAGCAACCGGTTAAGCTCGATATAGCTGCGTTGAACCGAAAAAATAGCGTTAATAAAACTACAAAAGTTGGAGCCTGA
- the rpsI gene encoding 30S ribosomal protein S9 encodes MSETQERTGSLADLKEAVVDTVLAQQEVIVREPKRDQFGRAYATGRRKDAIARVWVKPGKGEIIVNGRPVTSYFARPVLQMLLNQPFQVTNREGEFDVYCTVTGGGLSGQAGAVRHGLSRALCNYEPELRAALKAAGFLTRDARVVERKKYGKAKARRSFQFSKR; translated from the coding sequence ATGTCAGAGACTCAAGAACGTACAGGCAGTTTGGCTGATCTGAAAGAGGCAGTTGTTGATACTGTTTTGGCACAACAGGAAGTTATCGTTCGTGAACCAAAGCGTGACCAGTTTGGTCGTGCCTACGCAACCGGTCGTCGTAAGGATGCCATTGCACGTGTATGGGTAAAACCCGGTAAGGGAGAGATTATTGTTAACGGACGTCCGGTAACAAGTTATTTCGCTCGTCCAGTTTTGCAGATGTTGTTGAATCAACCTTTTCAGGTAACCAATCGTGAAGGTGAGTTTGATGTTTACTGCACTGTAACAGGGGGAGGTTTGTCAGGACAGGCTGGCGCGGTTCGTCACGGATTAAGTCGTGCTTTATGCAACTATGAACCTGAATTACGTGCTGCATTAAAAGCGGCAGGTTTCTTGACACGTGATGCGCGTGTTGTTGAACGTAAGAAGTATGGTAAGGCAAAAGCCCGCCGTTCCTTCCAGTTCAGTAAACGTTAA
- the argC gene encoding N-acetyl-gamma-glutamyl-phosphate reductase translates to MTEMPKIFIDGEYGTTGLGIRQRLADLPIELCSVPIEHRHDIDKRLQMMAAVDLAVLCLPDEASREAVALVEMMESKRPRILDASTAFRTDPEWVYGFAELDPGQERKIAKADKVANPGCYSSGAIALLHPLVKAGIIPVDYPLTINAVSGYSGGGKKLIAVYEQEKNAPPFELYALDLNHKHLPEICHYCDLVQEPVFVPSVGNFAQGMIVSIPLHVNLLNGTVKQLKTCLKEHYFQRKNIVFVEDGLTRLPANQLAFTDRMELRVHSNNRNDQVILTASLDNLGKGASGAAIQNIKLMFGI, encoded by the coding sequence ATGACAGAAATGCCTAAAATTTTTATTGATGGGGAATATGGAACTACGGGGTTGGGTATACGACAACGTTTGGCGGATTTGCCAATTGAATTATGTTCGGTCCCCATTGAGCATCGTCATGATATAGATAAACGTCTTCAAATGATGGCGGCAGTTGATTTGGCGGTTTTATGTCTTCCGGATGAGGCTTCACGTGAGGCTGTTGCTCTTGTTGAGATGATGGAAAGTAAAAGACCGCGTATTTTGGATGCCAGTACAGCATTTCGAACAGATCCGGAATGGGTTTATGGATTTGCTGAATTGGATCCAGGGCAAGAACGAAAAATTGCAAAAGCCGATAAGGTTGCCAATCCTGGATGTTATTCCAGTGGAGCAATTGCTTTGCTTCATCCCTTGGTAAAGGCGGGTATAATTCCCGTAGACTATCCATTAACCATTAATGCTGTAAGTGGTTATAGTGGAGGAGGGAAAAAGTTGATTGCAGTTTATGAACAGGAAAAGAATGCACCTCCTTTCGAATTATATGCTTTAGATTTGAATCATAAGCATTTACCGGAAATTTGTCATTATTGCGATCTGGTGCAGGAACCTGTATTTGTTCCATCCGTAGGAAATTTTGCACAGGGAATGATTGTTTCGATACCTTTGCATGTTAATTTGTTAAATGGTACGGTCAAACAGCTTAAAACATGTTTGAAGGAACATTACTTTCAACGAAAAAATATTGTTTTTGTTGAGGATGGTTTAACGCGTCTTCCCGCAAACCAGCTGGCCTTTACCGATCGTATGGAGCTGAGGGTTCATTCAAATAATAGAAATGATCAGGTAATATTGACTGCAAGTTTGGATAATCTTGGAAAAGGAGCATCAGGGGCGGCCATCCAGAATATCAAATTGATGTTCGGTATATGA
- a CDS encoding Hint domain-containing protein has protein sequence MTNQKKDYLRKDEKDDDTFKINHSFVHSYQYHTSYIEENSQDSIQTFSNNRLTRDDAASNQLKNVENTDLNSYILQNNNPIIDSGNWYAVKLSDGRTVYTINSTNGQYFSLSTNNHLTSDPSQAYSGPINFVDSTVTITNGATVSGSNFLLIKNSPSNNSAITINTGGTLQDSNIFNQNVTMNGGSSTNNTFISSPVIMNGSATSDNDSFLNPNTTRSGYNLGGQSLSGNSYKNQPNSYFQSSDNNTANLTLNNNSKVTNPNIPDLYRYNPSSNKLTVSVSRTAQFSQEQITGDDIENYVKNYNISNDHINIIGTGGTTSIYISSEIASDPAGNMIRQNVYKNGAGIIIYRGNDPVNIFNINNIYIQDGAVVDGAEIFANNSWQNVFIQKGGTLKNSKFYDGYIGIEQGGKSINNTYFSPEFSSNGHYIDGLSQNDTIYETSWSASGKLNIANNNNICLNGNNPPVYNQTNNNPPPNQSIWLTNGLTRVTVGTTGQFINPTINTNHNYSIDYVPGLNTDNPQPCYLCGTMIETRDGLKAIEEIRAGDMVYAYEGSARVLKPVTWVGSGHHSVRRNRPDDVAGYAIHIVKDALADNIPYKDMRITPEHCLYIDEKFIPARMLVNHHSIRYDYSKTEYTYYHLELEEHGVIKADGVLSESYLNTDNHKNFHNPEKVVQLRQETKDWTQDAAAPLETSREAVEPVHAHLKQRALHLGMKNMVAPETITHSTNLHIITDKGEVIHPQWPVTGNGNYVFVLPSPVHHVHIVSNSSRPCDAIGPFVDDRRSLGVLIETITLFDNRENHYVKAHLETRKLEGWHNQENIPCRWTDGYALLPLDQHVLQKGRKILTVKVIAAGPYISQNQLDHKNQLRN, from the coding sequence ATGACAAACCAAAAAAAAGATTATTTGCGTAAAGATGAAAAAGATGATGATACATTCAAAATAAATCATTCATTTGTCCATTCATATCAATATCATACATCCTATATTGAAGAGAACAGTCAAGATTCTATTCAAACTTTCTCAAATAATCGCCTTACAAGAGATGATGCGGCTTCCAATCAATTAAAAAATGTCGAAAATACAGATCTAAACAGTTATATATTACAAAATAACAATCCGATCATTGATAGTGGCAATTGGTATGCCGTTAAATTAAGTGATGGCCGCACTGTCTACACAATAAACTCAACCAATGGGCAGTATTTCAGCCTATCAACAAATAATCATCTTACATCTGATCCATCACAAGCCTATTCAGGACCCATCAATTTTGTTGACAGCACTGTAACCATTACAAATGGTGCAACTGTTTCAGGTTCAAATTTCCTTTTGATCAAAAACAGCCCCTCTAACAATTCAGCCATTACAATCAATACTGGTGGAACACTCCAGGATTCAAATATATTCAATCAAAATGTTACGATGAATGGTGGCAGTTCAACCAACAACACTTTTATTTCCAGCCCCGTTATCATGAACGGTTCCGCCACTTCAGATAATGACTCATTCCTTAACCCAAATACTACAAGAAGCGGTTATAATCTGGGAGGTCAAAGTTTAAGTGGCAATAGTTACAAGAATCAACCCAACTCTTATTTTCAATCAAGTGATAATAATACTGCCAATCTTACCCTCAATAACAACAGTAAAGTAACAAATCCCAATATACCGGATCTTTACAGATACAACCCTTCATCAAACAAGCTGACCGTATCAGTCAGCAGAACCGCCCAATTTTCTCAAGAACAGATTACCGGGGATGATATTGAAAACTATGTAAAAAACTATAACATTTCCAACGATCATATCAATATCATCGGTACGGGTGGTACCACCTCAATTTATATCAGCTCTGAAATCGCTTCAGATCCTGCCGGTAATATGATTAGACAGAATGTCTATAAAAATGGAGCCGGAATTATCATTTACAGAGGTAATGATCCAGTAAATATTTTCAACATTAACAATATCTATATTCAAGATGGAGCGGTTGTAGACGGTGCTGAAATTTTTGCCAATAATAGTTGGCAGAACGTTTTTATACAAAAAGGTGGCACCCTAAAAAATTCAAAATTTTATGATGGTTATATAGGGATCGAACAAGGTGGAAAGTCAATAAACAATACTTATTTCTCGCCAGAATTTTCAAGTAATGGCCATTATATCGACGGTTTGTCTCAAAATGATACGATTTATGAAACATCCTGGTCAGCAAGTGGGAAATTAAATATCGCAAATAATAATAATATTTGCTTGAATGGAAACAACCCCCCTGTCTATAATCAGACTAACAACAACCCTCCACCCAATCAATCCATCTGGTTAACCAACGGATTGACTCGCGTAACTGTCGGAACTACAGGACAATTCATCAATCCAACAATAAACACTAATCACAACTATTCCATAGATTATGTGCCGGGACTGAACACTGATAATCCCCAACCCTGTTACCTTTGTGGCACGATGATAGAGACAAGAGACGGATTGAAGGCCATAGAAGAGATCCGTGCCGGAGACATGGTTTATGCATATGAAGGCTCCGCGAGGGTTCTCAAACCCGTGACCTGGGTCGGATCGGGTCACCACAGTGTCCGCAGGAACAGGCCCGATGATGTGGCGGGTTATGCCATCCATATCGTCAAAGACGCCCTGGCTGACAATATCCCATACAAGGATATGCGCATCACGCCGGAACATTGTCTCTATATTGATGAAAAGTTCATCCCCGCCCGCATGCTGGTCAATCATCACTCCATCCGTTACGATTATTCAAAAACCGAATATACCTATTATCATCTCGAACTGGAGGAACATGGCGTTATCAAGGCGGATGGCGTATTGTCCGAAAGCTACCTCAATACGGACAACCATAAAAATTTCCACAATCCTGAAAAGGTGGTTCAGTTAAGACAGGAGACAAAAGACTGGACACAGGATGCCGCAGCCCCTCTGGAAACAAGTCGTGAGGCCGTTGAACCTGTCCATGCCCATTTGAAACAGAGGGCATTGCATCTGGGCATGAAGAACATGGTTGCGCCAGAAACAATCACCCATTCCACAAATCTTCATATCATTACTGACAAAGGCGAGGTTATCCATCCACAATGGCCGGTAACGGGAAATGGAAATTATGTCTTTGTTCTCCCCAGTCCCGTTCATCATGTCCATATCGTTTCAAATAGCAGTCGCCCATGCGATGCCATCGGTCCCTTCGTTGATGACAGGCGCAGTCTCGGCGTACTGATCGAAACCATCACCCTGTTTGACAACAGGGAGAACCACTATGTCAAAGCCCACCTGGAAACCAGGAAACTTGAAGGGTGGCATAATCAGGAAAACATACCCTGCCGCTGGACGGACGGCTATGCTCTCCTGCCCCTGGACCAGCATGTTCTGCAAAAGGGCCGGAAGATCCTTACCGTAAAGGTCATCGCCGCTGGACCGTATATCTCACAAAACCAGTTGGATCATAAAAATCAGTTGAGAAACTGA